The Zeugodacus cucurbitae isolate PBARC_wt_2022May chromosome 4, idZeuCucr1.2, whole genome shotgun sequence genome includes the window TAAACGCGTGGAGGCTATCGCTTTGAAACGCAAGGTCTTGTCTAAAGTGGTTGCTGGCGCTGTTGGCAACAGATGCAATGagcttaaagaaattaaaaatttacttttgcaGCTAAAAGCTTGTCATGTTTGAACTatacgtttttgttttgtgctgTATGCTTTTTGTTTGTTCACCCCTTCCATATGCACCTATTTGTatacgaaattttcaaaaatatacatacctaaAAGAAGCTATGATTCCATAAACACGAAAGTGGACTGCTATTATGCGTAAATGAAAGATGATTATCTTCTGCGAAATGGtaagattttttataatttgttaagagaaataattaaaatggatTTCGGTCGGAATTTGTATTTTCAAGCGTATGGGCGAAtggtacaaatttttaaatgcgCGTGGCTCTGTCCATTTATGGGTTTGTTACATTTCAATGGCGTCACAATGCTATAATTTGAAAATGgcagaaatcggttcacaataacGCCTAGtttccttataccacaattttgaagtcttaactgattcgttcacttagcaatctttaaattaagcaccagtgaagatatgggcataaaactttgcacaaatactttatttctaGTATGCCATAGTCAGTATGGAAATCAaatccgaaatcggactatgacttttcaatgccccatatatcgacCTCAGTGTTTGTGGTGTGTTTTTACTGAAAACAacggtaaatatctcagatattctaaagtacTTTAAAGGCCAATCAAAGCCAAGAATCAAGCCAATATTTACTCTAGCCCCCCTAAATAGAATATAAGGATTTTCGAACTTCCGGTGAGCcttatactgtatatatcggttaatatgtgagaaatcttagaaaaattaagtgaacgtagaatattggatataatgtagcttgatggcaaaaaaataatatggtctacaactttgcttccgccgtgaCATTTTGCGAGAATAAGtgtgggatgcaaacagatccctataaatatttagttgagttaatgttgacacaaatgtccaagatcgatataaaacgattttatcgatttgatcgaccagtgcttgaccctagagatattcccgcaaatgtcgagaattcggctcaaaaagtgacattttcagttgagaataagtttgggatgcaaacagatccatacaaatattttgttgggttaatgttgatacaaatgtccaagatcgatataaaacgatttaatcgaccagtgcttgaccctagagacatctattggaaaacggtggaagcaaagtaTATATCGACctaatagttgaaatcggtccataagttacCCTAGTcctcatttactatatatgttattctagtgggctttattccgaatatgtggctcaaattgtgtattctcttaataacaataaagaaataatttgcgagagtattaaatgttcggttacacccgaacttagtaaccttccttacttgtttaaaattttttgtctaAAGAGTGAATCTTTTTTCACTTAATACATTAACGCCATGCTTACCATTGAAAATAGTCGGGGAATTCCCAAAAGACGATTTAGCAGCGGAGTTGTCAAAcatgaactttatgccgaatatatggtgtGAGCTTTTGTTCTTATCGCAGAAAAAGCGCAATTATACTCAACCGTGTGACTTATTCGGTCGAATGCTTTGAATTCGTTAAGTCAACACTTCGGTGCGTTCTTCTATATTTCTTTGCCGCGCATACAATAATTGTCGAAATAAACCAGCTGAGCTAAAGATCGAACGTAAAGTTTGGATAATATTTGAGGAAAATTAAAGTAAgtgtatttataaacatactCACTTACATTCTGTTCTGTATGATTATAGAGACTCGTCTTGTTAAAGGGTACTAGAAGTTTCTTCTACAGATATTACGAACAAAATCGCAACAATGAACGTGTCAGCGGAACAAGTGGACGATAGTTCATTATCAAGTTCTTCAAGTGGTAGTACTGATGATGAACATAATTTTGTTGGTAGATATCGTAGTTGTACAGCAAACATGGCCACTGATCGAGATGCAGTTGAATATAATATGCGACACAAAAATCGTGGATTGGCATTAATATTTAATCATGAGACTTTCGATGTACGGACAATAGAACCTCGTACAGGTACAAATGTGGATTGTGAAAATTTGACAAAGGTCCTTAAAAAGTTGGATTTTGATGTGAATGTGTTCAATGATTGTAGATTGAATGAGTTAAAGCAGCAATTAGTAAGAGCTTCACAGATGGATCATAGCGAAAATGATTGCATTTTGGTTGTGATATTGTCGCATGGCGAACATGGTTATATATACGCAAAGGATGTACAATATAAATTAGATGCCATTTGGTCTTACTTTACACCACAAAAATGTCCCAGTTTGGCTGGTAAACCGAAACTATTCTTCATACAAGCTTGTCAAGGAGATGAATGTGATCCAGGTGTCACTTTGAACCGTCATACCGAAACCGATGGTGACTCATCAATGAGCTACAAAATTCCTTTGTATGCAGATTTTTTGATTGCCTACTCAACCATACCGGGATTTGTCTCATGGCGCAATCCTGAATTGGGGTCTTGGTTTATACATGCACTTTACACCGAGTTGGAAATGAATGGCAAACGTTTGGATATCCTtacattattgacatttgtatGCCGACGAGTCGCTATAGACTGGCAGTCCTATGCGCCGGATACTCCAAAAAAGCATGAACAAAAGCAGATACCATGCTTTACATCAATGTTAACACGCATCTTACGTTTCGGCGAGAGGCGGGCATCGCAGTAAACCAGAAAatgttttttggaaatttttaaaactatatacatattagagctcttggtattcgactaatcgactaaccgaattaaccgaatattaggacattattcgaataataatatacggtttgcactattcggataatcgtcagtcatcgattattcgattaaccgtaGTAgaacgattattcgaatagtcgtaacatttcgactaatcgaatagtactaactgGTT containing:
- the LOC105221186 gene encoding caspase-like; this encodes MNVSAEQVDDSSLSSSSSGSTDDEHNFVGRYRSCTANMATDRDAVEYNMRHKNRGLALIFNHETFDVRTIEPRTGTNVDCENLTKVLKKLDFDVNVFNDCRLNELKQQLVRASQMDHSENDCILVVILSHGEHGYIYAKDVQYKLDAIWSYFTPQKCPSLAGKPKLFFIQACQGDECDPGVTLNRHTETDGDSSMSYKIPLYADFLIAYSTIPGFVSWRNPELGSWFIHALYTELEMNGKRLDILTLLTFVCRRVAIDWQSYAPDTPKKHEQKQIPCFTSMLTRILRFGERRASQ